One part of the Oceanihabitans sp. IOP_32 genome encodes these proteins:
- a CDS encoding BT_3928 family protein, translating into MKILVAISRIFVGVLFILSGLVKLNDPLGFSYKLEEYFGADVLNLEFLIPYALGISIIVLVYEVILGVFLLIGYKPKFTVWSLLLMIVFFTFLTFYSAYFDKVKDCGCFGDALKLSPWGSFIKDIVLLVFILVLFVGLKHIKPVFSKLTTTIIALLGFIFSLWFGYHVLMHLPVIDFRAYKIGNNIAEGMTVPEDAPKAVQEFTWVFNINGEEKEIITDGSYPNVDGDYVSVETRVIREGYQPPVVDFSIESDSEDLTDYYLSQENLIVVVSYNLDKIEKEGALKLKAMSEEALDKGYTVIGLSASGQESKARINEAYNLDINWYICDEKALQTVVRANPGILELNKGTIMQKLHWNDLEDLKLTKQAPKPEAKKAEENIAYFINQKPSTKAEVEALDSATIDSVNVIKTAEALKAYNMENATHYTGIIEVILKKE; encoded by the coding sequence ATGAAAATACTAGTAGCAATAAGTAGAATATTTGTTGGCGTTTTATTTATCCTCTCAGGCTTAGTTAAACTAAACGACCCATTGGGCTTTTCGTATAAATTAGAAGAGTATTTTGGTGCCGATGTTTTAAACCTGGAGTTTTTAATACCCTATGCCTTGGGTATCTCCATAATCGTTCTGGTTTACGAGGTGATTTTAGGTGTTTTCTTGCTCATTGGATACAAGCCTAAATTTACAGTTTGGAGTTTGTTATTAATGATTGTGTTTTTCACTTTCTTAACCTTTTATTCGGCCTATTTTGATAAGGTAAAAGATTGCGGTTGTTTTGGTGATGCTTTAAAATTATCGCCTTGGGGAAGTTTTATAAAAGATATTGTTTTACTAGTTTTTATTCTTGTATTATTTGTAGGATTAAAACATATAAAACCGGTATTTAGCAAATTAACAACCACAATAATTGCGCTACTGGGTTTTATATTCAGTTTATGGTTTGGCTATCACGTGCTTATGCATTTACCAGTTATAGATTTTAGAGCATATAAAATAGGGAATAATATTGCAGAGGGTATGACGGTACCAGAAGACGCCCCAAAAGCCGTACAAGAATTTACCTGGGTATTTAATATTAATGGCGAGGAGAAAGAGATTATAACCGATGGTAGCTATCCAAACGTCGATGGAGACTATGTAAGTGTAGAAACGCGTGTAATACGAGAAGGCTACCAACCACCAGTAGTTGATTTTTCAATTGAATCGGACTCTGAAGATTTAACCGACTATTACTTAAGTCAAGAAAACCTCATTGTGGTAGTGTCTTATAATTTAGATAAAATTGAAAAAGAAGGCGCTTTAAAATTAAAAGCCATGAGCGAAGAGGCTCTAGATAAAGGTTATACCGTAATTGGTTTATCGGCCTCTGGTCAAGAGTCTAAAGCGCGTATTAATGAGGCTTATAACTTAGATATAAACTGGTATATTTGCGACGAGAAAGCTTTGCAAACCGTAGTTCGCGCCAATCCTGGAATTTTAGAATTGAATAAAGGGACTATAATGCAAAAATTACACTGGAATGATTTGGAAGACTTAAAGCTTACCAAACAAGCGCCTAAGCCCGAAGCAAAAAAAGCTGAGGAAAACATCGCTTATTTTATAAATCAAAAACCTTCAACAAAAGCAGAAGTAGAAGCCTTAGATTCCGCAACAATTGATAGTGTTAACGTTATTAAAACCGCAGAAGCTCTCAAGGCGTATAACATGGAAAATGCCACTCATTATACTGGGATTATTGAAGTAATATTAAAAAAAGAGTAA
- a CDS encoding heavy-metal-associated domain-containing protein: MNTTLEIQNLKCGGCANTIVTRLNELTEISDVKVDNASNSVSFNHSTEAELETVTSLLTKLGYPVAGDKNALTTKAKSFVSCAVGRMGK, from the coding sequence ATGAATACAACTTTAGAAATACAAAACTTAAAATGTGGCGGTTGCGCCAATACGATTGTAACCAGACTAAATGAATTAACAGAAATATCTGATGTTAAGGTTGACAACGCTAGCAATTCGGTGTCGTTTAATCACAGTACGGAAGCAGAACTAGAAACGGTTACAAGCTTGTTAACTAAACTGGGCTATCCTGTTGCGGGAGATAAAAACGCTTTAACCACAAAAGCAAAATCTTTTGTAAGTTGCGCGGTAGGCAGAATGGGTAAATAA
- a CDS encoding triose-phosphate isomerase translates to MSKPDVDGGLIGGAALNANDFYAIINSF, encoded by the coding sequence ATTTCAAAACCAGACGTAGATGGTGGCTTAATTGGTGGAGCAGCGCTTAATGCCAACGACTTTTACGCGATTATAAATTCATTTTAA
- a CDS encoding DUF1599 domain-containing protein, with protein sequence MQDTSKQYDAVIDRCKSLFVKKMADYGSAWRILRLPSLTDQIFIKAQRIRSLQQNELRKVDEGEVSEFMAIVNYGIMALIQLERGVVDQPDLTTEEAIELYTQQAAIAKQLMEDKNHDYGEAWRDMRVSSLTDLILQKILRVKTIENNKGTTLVSEGVDANYQDMVNYAVFALIHLNED encoded by the coding sequence ATGCAAGATACCTCAAAACAATACGACGCTGTAATAGATAGGTGTAAAAGTTTATTTGTAAAAAAAATGGCCGATTACGGAAGTGCATGGCGTATATTGCGTTTACCATCATTAACCGATCAAATTTTCATTAAAGCCCAACGCATTAGAAGTCTGCAGCAAAATGAGCTAAGAAAGGTAGACGAAGGCGAAGTAAGCGAATTTATGGCCATTGTAAATTATGGTATTATGGCGCTAATTCAATTAGAAAGGGGTGTGGTAGACCAACCAGATTTAACTACAGAAGAGGCTATAGAATTATACACACAACAAGCTGCCATTGCAAAACAACTTATGGAAGATAAAAACCACGATTACGGCGAAGCTTGGCGAGATATGCGCGTAAGCAGCCTCACCGATTTAATTTTGCAAAAAATTTTACGGGTTAAAACCATCGAGAATAATAAAGGTACTACCTTGGTGAGTGAAGGGGTAGATGCCAATTATCAAGATATGGTAAACTATGCGGTTTTCGCTTTAATTCATTTAAATGAAGACTAA
- the prmA gene encoding 50S ribosomal protein L11 methyltransferase, translating to MSNTVYIGYNFKVAPLQPATEILIAELGQAGFESFVETDDGVTAYIQKEEWHSSILDDIYILNSGEFKITYDFNEIEQVNWNAEWEKNFKPIIVDNLVSVRAPFHEKPDTSYDIVIEPKMSFGTGHHETTHMMIQHILKNDFKDKSVLDMGCGTGVLAILAEMKGAKPIEAVDYDNWCYLNSLENTERNNCKHITVIEGDASVLKNKKYDVIIANINRNILLQDMATYASCLNENGELYLSGFYNDDIPTIMATCEKYLLKFEEKLERNQWVSLKFIN from the coding sequence ATGTCCAATACCGTTTATATAGGTTATAATTTTAAAGTAGCCCCCTTACAACCAGCAACCGAAATTCTTATTGCAGAACTGGGTCAAGCAGGTTTTGAAAGTTTTGTAGAAACTGATGATGGTGTTACCGCTTACATTCAAAAAGAGGAGTGGCACAGTAGTATTCTTGACGATATTTATATTTTAAATTCAGGTGAGTTTAAAATTACTTACGATTTTAATGAGATAGAACAAGTTAATTGGAACGCGGAATGGGAAAAAAATTTCAAACCCATCATTGTCGATAATTTAGTTTCGGTACGTGCACCATTTCACGAAAAACCAGATACATCCTACGACATCGTTATAGAGCCAAAAATGAGTTTTGGTACGGGCCATCATGAAACTACCCACATGATGATTCAACACATCTTAAAAAACGATTTTAAAGACAAGTCGGTTTTAGATATGGGTTGTGGTACTGGAGTGCTAGCCATTTTGGCTGAAATGAAAGGCGCCAAACCTATTGAGGCTGTAGATTACGACAATTGGTGTTATTTAAATAGCTTAGAAAATACAGAACGCAACAATTGCAAGCATATTACCGTGATAGAAGGCGATGCCTCTGTTTTAAAAAACAAGAAGTACGATGTGATTATTGCCAATATTAATCGCAATATTCTATTGCAAGATATGGCCACCTACGCTTCTTGTTTGAATGAAAACGGGGAGCTGTATTTAAGCGGATTTTATAATGATGATATCCCTACTATTATGGCAACATGTGAAAAGTATTTGTTAAAATTTGAAGAAAAACTCGAAAGAAACCAGTGGGTATCGTTAAAATTTATAAATTAG
- the tpiA gene encoding triose-phosphate isomerase, with product MRKQIVAGNWKMNNDLAESKKLAKQVVKKIKKGKIKDTKVIIAPTFVSLASAVKATKKSKVKVAAQNMHFEESGAFTGEVSAKMLKSVGVKTVILGHSERRAYFGETDAILAKKVDAALAHKMTVIFCFGEVLADRKSGKQEAVVEQQIKNALFHLEGTAFKNIILAYEPVWAIGTGETASPEQAQEMHAFIRTTIKEKYGDEVANSISILYGGSCKPSNAKEIFSKPDVDGGLIGGAALNANDFYAIINSF from the coding sequence ATGAGAAAACAAATAGTTGCAGGAAACTGGAAAATGAATAACGATTTAGCCGAATCTAAAAAACTGGCTAAGCAAGTTGTTAAAAAGATAAAAAAAGGAAAAATTAAAGACACCAAGGTTATTATTGCACCTACATTTGTGAGTTTAGCAAGTGCTGTAAAAGCCACCAAAAAGTCGAAAGTAAAAGTGGCAGCACAAAATATGCATTTCGAGGAAAGTGGTGCGTTTACGGGTGAGGTATCAGCAAAAATGCTCAAGTCTGTTGGTGTAAAAACCGTGATTTTAGGACACTCAGAGCGCAGAGCATATTTTGGCGAAACCGATGCCATTCTAGCCAAAAAAGTAGATGCTGCTTTGGCACATAAAATGACTGTTATTTTCTGCTTTGGAGAAGTTCTAGCCGACAGGAAATCTGGTAAACAAGAAGCGGTAGTAGAACAACAAATTAAAAACGCTTTGTTTCATTTAGAAGGGACAGCGTTTAAAAATATCATTCTAGCTTACGAGCCTGTTTGGGCTATTGGCACTGGCGAAACGGCTAGTCCAGAACAAGCGCAAGAGATGCATGCCTTTATTAGAACCACTATCAAAGAAAAATATGGCGACGAGGTGGCAAACAGCATCTCCATACTTTATGGTGGCAGCTGTAAACCCTCAAATGCCAAAGAGATTTTTTCAAAACCAGACGTAGATGGTGGCTTAATTGGTGGAGCAGCGCTTAATGCCAACGACTTTTACGCTATTATAAATTCATTTTAA
- the folP gene encoding dihydropteroate synthase — translation MTINCKGKLIDLSSPKVMGILNVTPDSFYDGGQYKNEKDILNQTEKMLDEGATFIDIGAYSSRPNANFVSEIDELKRIIPIVNLILNEFPETLLSIDTFRSTVAKSCVDAGACMINDISAGKLDDNMLPTIAQLNVPYIMMHMRGTPQTMQQQTQYDNIIRDILFYFSERMAAAKQLGIIDMIVDPGFGFAKNREQNFEILNELELFKMLDKPLLVGISRKSMIYKTLGITANEALNGTSVLNTIALQKGASILRVHDVKEALESITLVEQLSQ, via the coding sequence ATGACTATAAATTGCAAAGGAAAACTTATTGATTTATCATCGCCAAAAGTAATGGGTATATTAAATGTTACCCCCGATTCGTTTTACGATGGTGGCCAGTACAAAAACGAAAAAGACATTTTAAATCAGACTGAAAAAATGCTTGATGAGGGTGCTACTTTTATAGATATTGGTGCCTATAGCTCGCGACCAAACGCCAATTTTGTGAGCGAAATCGACGAATTAAAAAGAATTATACCTATTGTTAATCTGATTTTAAATGAATTTCCAGAAACACTGCTCTCCATTGATACGTTTAGAAGTACCGTGGCGAAATCTTGTGTAGACGCCGGTGCTTGCATGATTAATGATATTTCGGCAGGGAAATTAGACGACAACATGCTACCCACCATTGCCCAATTAAACGTACCGTATATTATGATGCATATGCGTGGCACGCCACAAACTATGCAACAGCAAACCCAATACGATAATATTATTAGAGATATTTTGTTTTATTTTTCTGAGCGTATGGCCGCTGCAAAACAATTGGGCATTATCGATATGATTGTAGATCCTGGCTTTGGTTTTGCCAAAAACAGGGAACAAAATTTCGAAATATTAAATGAACTAGAGCTTTTTAAAATGCTAGACAAGCCCTTGCTTGTTGGGATTTCTAGAAAATCGATGATTTATAAAACTTTAGGAATCACAGCGAACGAAGCATTAAATGGTACCAGCGTTTTAAACACCATTGCGTTACAAAAAGGGGCT
- a CDS encoding ATP-dependent Clp protease adaptor ClpS, which translates to MDIKEKTLEKLLLKEEVVTQNEIVLFNDDVNTFDHVIDTLIAVCEHTPEQAEQCAILVHYKGKCTVKTGVYDDLKPRCSMLLEAGLSAEIV; encoded by the coding sequence ATGGATATTAAGGAAAAAACACTAGAAAAACTACTGTTAAAAGAAGAGGTAGTTACTCAAAATGAAATTGTATTGTTTAATGACGATGTAAACACCTTCGATCATGTTATAGATACACTTATAGCCGTTTGTGAGCACACACCAGAGCAAGCCGAACAATGTGCCATTCTGGTGCATTACAAGGGCAAATGTACCGTAAAAACAGGGGTGTACGACGATTTAAAACCGCGTTGCTCCATGCTGCTCGAGGCGGGTTTAAGTGCCGAAATTGTATAA
- a CDS encoding TlpA family protein disulfide reductase has translation MKKINYLALLLFTVFSCKTEVSKQFSEEALNDSLITLNGERISFKDILKSHEGKTVLIDVWASWCKDCIEGMPKVEALQAEFTEVAYVFLSLDKSEDSWKKGIEKYDVKGAHYFMASGKKSPLGSFINIDWIPRYMVLDKAGNIVLFKAIEADDPKLIEALKK, from the coding sequence ATGAAAAAAATAAACTATTTAGCACTGTTATTATTTACTGTTTTTAGCTGTAAAACCGAAGTTTCTAAACAATTTTCAGAAGAGGCTTTAAACGACAGCTTAATTACCTTAAACGGAGAAAGGATTAGCTTTAAAGATATTTTAAAAAGCCACGAGGGCAAAACAGTACTTATTGATGTTTGGGCCTCCTGGTGTAAAGATTGTATTGAAGGCATGCCAAAAGTAGAAGCCTTACAAGCCGAATTTACAGAAGTGGCTTATGTGTTTTTATCTCTAGATAAAAGTGAAGACTCTTGGAAAAAGGGTATTGAAAAATACGATGTAAAAGGCGCACATTATTTTATGGCCTCTGGTAAGAAAAGCCCATTAGGTAGTTTTATAAATATCGATTGGATTCCAAGATACATGGTTTTAGATAAGGCTGGGAATATTGTTTTATTTAAAGCTATTGAAGCCGATGATCCTAAGTTAATTGAAGCACTAAAAAAGTAA
- a CDS encoding sulfite exporter TauE/SafE family protein has protein sequence METIQIIGYVGALIVGLVMGLIGGGGSILTVPLLVYLLGYNPVLATAYSLFVVGTTSMVGTYQKFKEGLVDFKTGLAFSFPSFLAVYLSRRYLVPGIPDTILNFGAYTLTKGMAIMVFFAIIMLFASVLMIKNQKKTDAIGTKQAYYKTFIQGLIIGTITGLIGAGGGFLYVPALVLWANIPMKKAVGTSLVIVSINSLIGFTGDVQTLQIEWLFLLSFTITSILGIILGVYLSKFISGKKLKKGFGFFTLIMAVYIVYKETSLM, from the coding sequence ATGGAAACCATACAAATAATAGGATATGTAGGAGCTTTAATTGTTGGTCTCGTTATGGGCCTTATTGGCGGTGGTGGTTCTATACTTACCGTGCCCTTATTGGTGTATTTACTGGGCTATAATCCTGTTTTAGCTACTGCTTATTCCTTATTTGTTGTAGGCACCACCTCTATGGTGGGTACCTATCAAAAATTTAAAGAAGGCTTAGTCGATTTTAAAACCGGTTTAGCTTTTTCATTTCCCTCTTTTTTAGCCGTGTACTTATCACGTAGGTATTTAGTTCCAGGGATTCCAGACACCATTTTAAATTTTGGCGCTTATACCTTAACAAAAGGCATGGCCATCATGGTATTTTTTGCCATAATTATGCTGTTCGCTTCGGTTTTAATGATTAAAAACCAAAAAAAGACAGATGCGATTGGCACAAAACAAGCCTATTACAAAACCTTTATTCAAGGTTTAATTATTGGCACCATTACGGGATTAATAGGTGCTGGAGGCGGATTCTTATACGTGCCAGCCCTTGTGCTGTGGGCCAATATTCCCATGAAAAAAGCAGTAGGCACCTCATTAGTTATAGTCTCGATTAACTCTTTAATTGGTTTTACAGGCGACGTACAAACTTTACAAATTGAATGGCTATTTTTGCTGTCATTTACAATCACTTCCATTCTTGGTATCATACTGGGCGTTTATCTATCTAAATTTATAAGCGGTAAGAAACTAAAAAAAGGCTTCGGCTTTTTTACATTAATTATGGCCGTTTATATTGTCTATAAAGAGACCAGCTTAATGTAA